In one window of Frigoriglobus tundricola DNA:
- a CDS encoding response regulator — MRRPAHPAPFGPHPEFVFLTDTLRAVCEAIPDALICADAHGRIGLINAPAEAMFGYRRDELVGRPIEELIPERFRDRHVGERDAYFARPHRRSMGEGRELVGLHKDGSEVPIEISLSPLHTRDGLLVLATVRDVSARRRHVAELRALEVRYRTLVEGIPAVTLLAPLDGTTTSLYVSPQIEELLGFTQREWLENPILWFTQLHPDDQMRWQHEFGRTVSTGTPFRSVYRFIAKNGRTVWVHGEAKVVRDESGTPLFLQGIAFDITEIKQAEEALKEQARFKTLEVAVSSAGNRATGSDEMLREYTELLGRHLDLALVQIWTRDRPGADWNLAAAHGGSAHPDGPQRPAPVDPAAVAAIAAEARPRSFSGPGAGPQLMEAEWGRREGIVAGAGCPLTALGHVVGVVIVLARHPLTGNTLDALDRIASHIGLGIERKRGHEELDRRVLLRTEELNKARHEAELATRAKSEFLANMSHEIRTPMNGILGLTAQVLETDLKPDQRESLGLVASSADALLTVINDILDFSKIEAGKMELDPAPFALRDVVGDTLKTFAPKAHSKGLELVCDVAPDVPDGLVGDAGRLRQVLTNLVGNAIKFTDRGEVVVHAERFEAPPGAGVFFSVRDTGIGIPKEKQARIFEAFTQADGSTTRQYGGTGLGLTISVRLVQMMGGNIRVESEPGRGSEFRFDARFQLARPSFSGLVRPPKKLAGASVLVVDDNATNRRVLSETVRLWGANPTCAESGPAALVELRRSAAAGRPYPLVLLDAVMPGMDGFAVGEQIARDPVRAPSAIVVLTSAGSSCDAERCRALGFSSYLVKPVKAAELLKAVTAALGDDPPTLRNGGPSAARWPDAAEPSRPLEVLLAEDNLVNQRVAVRLIEKCGHKVTVANHGGEALTALSQKPFDLVLMDVQMPEMDGFEATRRIRADERDRVRRTPIVAMTAHAMAGDRERCLAGGMDDYLTKPIQREELFRVLKWVEVMEPVAPDRGPGERGGAGAAAPSFDRAAALAQLGGDEELFAEVAGLFRTDGPRLLVEIRAAVASGAAATLALSAHGLKGAAGYVGGTGAAAAAHRLEQIGAAGDLAAAPAALAALEREMTRLIADLA, encoded by the coding sequence GTGCGGCGCCCCGCGCACCCGGCCCCCTTCGGCCCGCACCCGGAATTCGTCTTCCTGACCGACACCCTGCGGGCCGTTTGCGAAGCCATTCCCGACGCGCTCATCTGCGCCGACGCGCACGGCCGAATCGGTCTGATCAACGCCCCGGCCGAGGCGATGTTCGGCTACCGCCGGGACGAACTCGTCGGCCGACCGATCGAGGAGCTGATTCCGGAACGGTTCCGCGACCGGCACGTCGGCGAGCGCGACGCGTACTTCGCCCGCCCGCACCGCCGCTCGATGGGAGAGGGGCGCGAACTCGTCGGCCTGCACAAGGACGGGTCCGAGGTGCCGATCGAGATCAGCCTGAGCCCGCTTCATACCCGTGACGGCCTGTTAGTTCTCGCGACCGTCCGGGACGTGAGCGCCCGGCGCCGGCACGTCGCCGAACTGCGCGCCCTGGAGGTCCGGTACCGGACGCTCGTGGAGGGGATCCCGGCGGTCACGCTGTTGGCCCCCTTGGACGGCACCACGACCAGCCTGTACGTCAGCCCGCAGATCGAGGAGCTGCTCGGGTTCACGCAGCGCGAGTGGCTCGAGAACCCGATCCTGTGGTTCACGCAGCTCCACCCGGACGACCAGATGCGCTGGCAGCACGAGTTCGGCCGCACCGTTTCGACCGGCACGCCGTTCCGGTCGGTGTACCGGTTCATCGCCAAGAACGGCCGCACCGTGTGGGTTCACGGCGAGGCCAAGGTGGTCCGCGACGAGTCCGGCACCCCCCTGTTCCTTCAGGGGATCGCGTTCGACATCACCGAGATCAAGCAAGCCGAAGAGGCCCTCAAGGAGCAGGCCCGGTTCAAAACGCTCGAGGTCGCGGTCAGCTCGGCCGGCAACCGGGCGACCGGCTCCGACGAGATGCTCCGGGAGTACACCGAACTGCTGGGGCGGCACCTGGACCTGGCCCTCGTCCAGATCTGGACGCGCGACCGGCCGGGCGCGGACTGGAACCTTGCGGCCGCCCACGGCGGGTCCGCCCACCCGGACGGCCCCCAGCGCCCGGCCCCCGTCGACCCGGCCGCGGTCGCGGCGATCGCCGCCGAGGCCCGCCCTCGGAGTTTCAGCGGCCCGGGCGCCGGTCCCCAGTTGATGGAGGCGGAATGGGGCCGGCGCGAGGGGATCGTCGCGGGCGCCGGGTGCCCGCTCACCGCCCTCGGCCACGTCGTCGGCGTCGTCATCGTGCTGGCGCGCCACCCCCTGACCGGTAACACGCTCGACGCCCTCGACCGGATCGCGTCCCACATCGGTCTGGGGATCGAGCGCAAACGGGGGCACGAGGAGCTCGACCGCCGGGTCCTGCTGCGGACGGAGGAGCTGAACAAGGCCCGGCACGAAGCGGAACTCGCCACCCGGGCCAAGAGCGAGTTCCTGGCGAACATGAGCCACGAGATCCGGACCCCGATGAACGGGATCCTCGGGCTGACCGCCCAGGTCCTCGAGACCGACCTGAAGCCCGACCAGCGCGAGTCGCTGGGCCTCGTGGCCTCGTCGGCCGACGCGCTCCTGACCGTCATCAACGACATCCTCGATTTCTCCAAGATCGAGGCCGGCAAGATGGAACTCGATCCGGCCCCGTTCGCGCTGCGCGACGTGGTGGGGGACACCCTGAAAACGTTCGCCCCCAAGGCCCACTCCAAGGGCCTCGAACTGGTCTGCGACGTCGCGCCCGACGTCCCGGACGGGCTGGTGGGGGACGCCGGGCGGCTCCGCCAGGTGCTCACCAACCTGGTCGGCAACGCCATCAAATTCACCGATCGGGGGGAGGTGGTGGTCCACGCGGAGCGGTTCGAGGCCCCCCCCGGTGCGGGCGTGTTCTTCTCCGTCCGGGACACCGGGATCGGCATCCCCAAGGAGAAGCAGGCGCGCATCTTCGAAGCGTTCACCCAGGCCGACGGCTCGACCACCCGCCAGTACGGCGGGACCGGGCTGGGGCTCACGATCTCGGTGCGACTCGTGCAGATGATGGGCGGGAACATCCGCGTCGAGAGCGAGCCGGGCCGGGGCAGCGAGTTCCGGTTCGACGCCCGGTTCCAGCTCGCCCGGCCGTCGTTCTCGGGCCTCGTGCGCCCGCCGAAGAAGTTGGCCGGTGCGAGCGTGCTCGTGGTGGACGACAACGCCACGAACCGCCGCGTGCTGTCCGAGACGGTCCGGCTCTGGGGCGCGAACCCGACCTGCGCGGAGTCCGGACCGGCCGCGCTGGTCGAGCTCCGCCGGTCCGCGGCCGCCGGCCGGCCGTACCCGCTGGTGCTCCTCGACGCCGTGATGCCCGGGATGGACGGCTTCGCGGTCGGGGAGCAGATCGCCCGCGATCCCGTTCGCGCGCCGTCTGCGATCGTCGTGCTGACGTCGGCCGGTTCGAGTTGCGACGCCGAACGCTGCCGGGCCCTCGGCTTCAGCTCCTACCTGGTGAAGCCGGTCAAGGCCGCCGAGCTCCTGAAGGCCGTCACCGCGGCCCTCGGGGACGACCCGCCCACGCTCCGGAACGGGGGGCCGTCCGCGGCCCGTTGGCCGGACGCCGCGGAGCCGAGTCGCCCCCTGGAGGTCCTGCTGGCCGAAGACAACCTCGTGAACCAGCGCGTGGCCGTTCGACTGATCGAAAAGTGTGGGCACAAGGTCACGGTCGCGAATCACGGGGGCGAGGCCCTGACCGCCCTGAGCCAGAAACCGTTCGATCTGGTGCTCATGGACGTGCAGATGCCCGAAATGGACGGGTTCGAAGCGACCCGGCGGATCCGGGCCGACGAACGGGACCGCGTGCGCCGCACCCCGATCGTGGCGATGACGGCTCACGCCATGGCCGGGGACCGCGAGCGCTGCCTGGCGGGCGGCATGGACGACTACCTCACCAAGCCCATCCAGCGCGAGGAGCTGTTCCGGGTGCTGAAATGGGTCGAAGTCATGGAGCCGGTGGCCCCGGATCGCGGTCCCGGGGAGCGGGGCGGCGCGGGAGCGGCCGCGCCGTCGTTCGACCGGGCCGCGGCCCTCGCACAGCTCGGCGGGGACGAGGAGCTGTTCGCCGAGGTCGCGGGGCTGTTCCGCACCGACGGCCCGAGGCTCCTTGTCGAGATCCGCGCGGCCGTCGCCTCGGGGGCCGCGGCGACCCTGGCCCTCTCGGCCCACGGCCTCAAGGGGGCCGCGGGGTACGTGGGCGGAACGGGGGCCGCCGCGGCCGCCCACCGGCTCGAACAGATCGGCGCCGCGGGGGACCTCGCCGCGGCCCCCGCGGCCCTCGCGGCCCTCGAACGGGAAATGACTCGTCTGATCGCCGACCTGGCATGA
- the hypB gene encoding hydrogenase nickel incorporation protein HypB, whose protein sequence is MCNSNGPGHTHSHANGHAHAHASRAEAPTRVSVEKDVLGKNDRLADYNRGWLAGRGVLALNLVSSPGAGKTALLERTLRDLAGTVPMSVIEGDQETDLDAQRIRAAGGRAVQLNTGAGCHLDAAMVARGLAELDPPVRSVVFIENVGNLVCPALFDLGERAKVVVCSVTEGDDKPLKYPHMFRAGALVLLNKTDLPPYVPFDPARFRDGVRQLNPAARVIAVSALRGEGLAEWYDWVREQTGARAPVVA, encoded by the coding sequence ATGTGCAACTCGAACGGACCCGGCCACACCCATTCGCACGCGAACGGGCACGCGCACGCGCACGCGAGCCGAGCCGAGGCGCCCACGCGGGTCAGCGTGGAGAAGGACGTCCTCGGCAAGAACGACCGGCTCGCCGACTACAACCGCGGCTGGCTCGCGGGCCGCGGGGTGCTCGCGCTGAACCTCGTCAGCTCGCCCGGGGCCGGGAAGACCGCGCTCCTCGAGCGCACGCTCCGCGACCTCGCCGGCACGGTGCCGATGTCGGTCATCGAGGGGGACCAGGAGACCGACCTCGACGCGCAGCGCATCCGGGCGGCCGGCGGCCGTGCGGTGCAGCTCAACACCGGGGCCGGGTGCCACCTCGACGCCGCGATGGTCGCGCGGGGGCTGGCCGAACTCGACCCGCCCGTCCGCTCGGTGGTGTTCATCGAGAACGTCGGCAACCTCGTCTGCCCGGCGCTGTTCGACCTGGGCGAGCGGGCCAAGGTCGTCGTGTGCTCGGTCACCGAAGGGGACGACAAGCCGCTCAAGTACCCGCACATGTTCCGCGCCGGCGCGCTCGTGCTGCTGAACAAAACGGACCTGCCCCCGTACGTGCCGTTCGACCCGGCGCGGTTCCGCGACGGGGTCCGGCAACTGAACCCGGCGGCCCGCGTGATCGCCGTCTCGGCCCTCCGCGGCGAGGGGCTCGCGGAGTGGTACGATTGGGTGCGCGAACAGACCGGGGCGCGGGCACCGGTCGTCGCCTGA
- a CDS encoding hydrogenase maturation nickel metallochaperone HypA/HybF: MHELGITQEVVALATEHARGRKVTRVVLEIGTLSGVLPDAVRFCFDLCAEGTAAAGAVLEIVETPGRGRCRACAAEVPLERPFGRCACGASDLEWLAGDELRVKEVELA, translated from the coding sequence GTGCATGAACTGGGCATCACGCAGGAGGTCGTCGCGCTCGCGACGGAACACGCCCGCGGGCGCAAGGTGACCCGCGTCGTGCTCGAGATCGGCACACTGTCGGGCGTGCTGCCGGACGCGGTCCGGTTCTGCTTCGACCTGTGTGCCGAAGGGACCGCCGCCGCGGGGGCCGTACTGGAGATCGTCGAAACACCGGGGCGCGGCCGGTGCCGGGCGTGCGCCGCCGAGGTGCCGCTCGAGCGCCCGTTCGGCCGGTGTGCGTGTGGCGCTTCCGATCTGGAATGGCTCGCGGGCGATGAGCTGCGGGTCAAAGAGGTGGAGCTCGCCTGA
- a CDS encoding hydrogenase maturation protease, whose product MSAPRILIAGVGNIFRGDDAFGGEVVRRLAGRGLPAGVRVCDFGTRGHDLAYAILDGYDGVILVDAAARGGPPGTLYTIELAPRPLAEPAPLGTHGVDLPAVFAMVRALGGTRARLYLVGCEPADLGPDDEGRMGLSEPVAAALGPAVAFVEAVAAGLVTGATVGAERA is encoded by the coding sequence GTGAGCGCCCCGCGCATTCTGATCGCCGGCGTCGGCAACATCTTCCGCGGCGACGACGCGTTCGGGGGCGAAGTGGTGCGTCGGCTCGCGGGGCGCGGGCTGCCCGCCGGCGTGCGGGTCTGCGACTTCGGCACGCGGGGGCACGATCTGGCTTACGCCATCCTCGACGGGTACGATGGCGTGATTCTGGTGGACGCGGCCGCGCGGGGCGGACCGCCCGGCACGCTCTACACCATCGAACTCGCGCCCCGACCGCTCGCGGAACCGGCCCCTCTCGGGACACACGGGGTCGATCTGCCGGCCGTGTTCGCAATGGTCCGCGCGCTGGGCGGCACGCGGGCCCGTCTGTACCTCGTGGGCTGCGAGCCGGCGGACCTCGGCCCCGATGACGAGGGCCGGATGGGCCTCTCGGAGCCGGTCGCCGCCGCGCTCGGGCCCGCCGTGGCTTTCGTCGAAGCGGTCGCCGCCGGGTTGGTGACGGGCGCGACGGTGGGGGCGGAGCGTGCATGA